The sequence TTTAGTGAAAAATGCTAACTGGGCGATTGTCGTAGAACAACCAGTTGATAAAGCTTTAGCAGCACCGAAAAGATTAATTGCCAATCTAACTTTGTTAATCGGAGTAGTTAGCTTGTTTGCTAGCGTCGCTGCCATCATGTTAGCTCAATATATCGTGCGACCGATTAATTTGTTAGCCCAAGGCGCAGAAGCGATCGCCCAAGGAGATTTATCTCATCGAATTGTCATTTCTAGTAAAAATGAAATAGGCATATTGGCGCGTACTTTCAACCAAATGACTCGCCAATTGAGCATTTCTCGCGAAAGGTTAGAAGAATACAACCGCACTTTGGAATTGAGAGTAGAACAACGTACAGAGGAACTAAGAAAATCACAACAAAAACTTTCGCTGCTGTTTGAGCAAGCGCCTTTGGCAATGATTGAATGGAATACTAATTTTCAAGTAACGGCTTGGAATCCATCCGCCGAAGAAATATTTGGCTATAGCAAGCAGGAAGCAATCGGAAATAACATTATAGAACTAGTTTTTCTAGCCACAGAGCAAGAAAAAATCCAGCAAATTTGGCATCAACTTTTAGTGACTAGAGAATCAATTCCCTGTACGAATCAGAACATTACGAAAGATGGCAAAATAATTATTTGCGAGTGGTACAATACACCTTTGATTGATAAAGCAGGGAATGTGATTGTAGTAGCTTCGATGGCTCTTGATATTACCGATCGCAAAGAAGCCGAAGAAGCACTGCGGACGAGTAAAGAGTATCTGCGATTAATTATCGATAACATTCCTCAACAAATTTTCTGGAAAGACCCTAATTTAGTATTTCTAGGTTGCAACACCAATTGGGCAAAATACGCTCAACTAGAAAGCCCACAATCCGTAGTAGGTAAAACGGATTATGACTTAATTCCCAATCGGGAAGTCGCAGAAGCTTTCCGCACCCAAGATAGAGAAATTATCGAATCCGGAAAACCGCAACTACACATGATTGCGGTTAAACAAAAACCCGCAAGCGATGGGCAGAAAATTTGGCTGGACATCAGTAAAATACCCCTTTACGATTCAACCGGAAAAGCGATCGGTCTTTTAGGCGTATTGGAAGATATTACGGAACGCAAAAATACAGAAGCTATTCTCCATCGCCAAGCCGCAGTAATTGAAGCAGCCTTAGATGGAATTGTTTTGTTAAATACGGAAGGAGTATTGATTTATGCTAATCAAGCTTTTGCAGATATTCACTGTTATCAAAATCCAGCCGAACTAATCGGCAAAAATTGGCAAAGTCTCTATTTAGATAGCGCTATAGAAGCAGCCGTTCAAAAATATGAAAATGAAATTCTACCTGCTTTAATTCGAGAAGGTAAATGGCGGGGAGAAGAAATTTTGACTAGATATGATGGCAACGTCTGTTATTTAGAAGTGTTGCATTATTTACTAGAAAGTGGCGAACAAGTTTGCATCGTGCGCGATATTACCGATCGCAAATTGGCAGCCGAAGCACTCCGGGAAAGAGAAGAGCAATATCACAGCATTTTTGAAGCGACTACTGACGGTTTAATTATCAATAATTTTGACGGTTACGTGGTAGAAGCTAATCCGGCTGCTTATAAAATGTACGGTTACGAATACGAAGATTTTATCGGTTTGCACGCCACTAAATTCATTCACCCGGAAGATCGTCAACGCGCCGCCGCCGATTTACAAAATCTATTGGAAAATAGCGGTCACTTCAGTACTGAAGGAACTCACGTTCGGAAGGATGGCAGCGTATTTCCCGTCGAAATACACGCGATGGGTTTTATTTATAAAGGAAAGCCTCACATGATGTCGGTAATTCGCGATATTACCGAACGCAAGCAAGCAGAAGAAGCTTTACACGCTGAAAAAGAAAAATCCGAACGTTTGCTGCTGAATATTTTACCAAGTGCGATCGCCCGTCGTCTCAAAGAAGACCAAGGATACATCGCTGACAGCTTTCCAGAAGTAACCGTTTTGTTTGCCGACATCGTTGGTTTTACAGTCCTTTCTACCCGCTTGTCACCCACCGAATTGGTAGAAATGCTCAATCAAATTTTCTCGGAATTCGATCGCTTAGCTGAAAAACACGGTTTAGAAAAAATTAAAACTATTGGCGATGCTTACATGGTAGTTGGCGGATTACCCACTCCCCGCAACGATCACGCAGAAGCGATCGCAAACATGGCTTTAGATATGCAATCGGAAATCGAACAATTTAACAGTTCTACAGGAGAAATTTTTAGTATTAGGATCGGTATTCATAGCGGCCCAGTAGTCGCAGGCGTCATCGGCATTAAAAAGTTTATCTACGATTTATGGGGTGACACGGTAAATACAGCTAGCCGGATGGAATCTCACGGTATTCCAGGTAGCATCCAAATTTCCCAAGCAACTTATGAGTTACTACAAGATAAATATCTTTTTGAAGAAAGGGGTAGTATTTCAGTGAAAGGGAAAGGTGTCATGAGTACTTATTTCTTGCTTGGTAAAAAAACACAACGAGTTTGAGATTAGTCCATCAAAAAATGCTAAGTTAGTAACGATCCGATTTCTTAAAAGGCAGATTGAAATTTTATAGGCCAAAAGAATATCTTCAAGCTAACACTCCCTTGTGCTTAGTGAGCTTGTTGCTTGTTTTTATTCTGCCTTTTGTCATTGTCGTAAATCAACTAATCTCGGAAATCAATATTGGGATTGAATTTGCTAAAAAAGAGCGCCTTGGCTTGGAGTATATCTATCCGTTAAGAAAACTTTTAGAACATAGTATTCAGCACCGAACTCTAGCTAATGCTAATTTTAGCAATGACTTAGATTTTCCGGAAAATTTGAAAATTTATCAATCGCATATCGAAGCAGAAATTAAAATTATCGATCGTCTGGATAGCCGACTAGGTAGCAGACTGAACACTTCCCAAGATTGGCGCATACTTAAAAGAAGGTGGCAGGACATTAAAGAACGGTTTACTACTTTATCCGTTCAGGAAAGATGGGATTTACATAGTTTATTAATTGCCGAAATCCTCTACTTGATTAACCATGTTAGAGATGCTTCAAATTTGATTTTCGATCCGATGATGGATAGTTATTATTTAATGGATACAGCCATTAACAATTTACCAAAAACGATTGTCAATACGGCTAGTGCTAGAGATTTAGGCATCAACATCATATTAAAACAAAAGCTGACAAATAACGAAAAATTACAATCAATTATTATATCTAGCTTAATTAAATCTTCAGTCGATAAAATTGACCAAGCACTCGCCATTGCTTTTGCTAGAAACCCCAGCCTTAGCCCCGCATTACAAAATTATCAACAGCAATGTTTAGAGGATAGCAAGGCATTTATCGAATTAATGAATCAAAAAGTTATTTTCGTGCAAGATATTACAATTGAGCCAACCGAATATTATGCAGTAGGCACGGAAGCTATTGCTGCTCAATTTAAATTGTATGATGCGGTAGCGCCCGCCCTAAATGAATTATTACAAATACGCATCGCTCGATTAAGACAAAAAAAACTTTTAATTGCAATTTTTGCACTTTTTGTATCAGTCATCTCTATTTACGTGTTCATTGCATTTGCACGGAATTTGCAGAAACGTTACCAAGCAGAAAAAGCCTTGCAAGAAACGGAAGCCAAATATCGTCAGATTTTTGAAAACGCGCTGGAAGGAATTTTTCAAACCACTCCAGAAGGAAAATATATCAGTGCTAACCAAGCCCTAGCAAGTATTTACGGTTACGATTCTCCAGCCGAAATAATTAGCCAAGTTAGTAATATTAAAGAGCAACTATACGTTAATCCTAAACGGCGCGATCGATTTGTGGCTGTCTTAGAAAAGGAAAGTACCGTATCGAATTTCGTGTCGCAAGTTTATCGGCGCGATCGCACTACGATTTGGGTTTCCGAAAATGCCCGTGCCGTGCGCGATCGCGATGGCAAATTACTATACTACGAAGGTACTGTGAAAGACGTTACCCAACGCAAACTAGTAGAAGAAGCATTGCGTTATCAACAGGAACAAAGCGAACGCTTACTGCTAAATATATTACCAGCCCCCATTGCGGCTCGATTAAAAATGGAGGAAACCACAATTGCCGACAGCTTTGAAGAAGTAACCGTACTTTTTGCCGACTTAGTTGATTTCACCAAACTCTCTTCTCAAATATCTCCGACAGAATTAGTTACTTTACTTAACCAAATATTTTCTGAATTTGACAACTTGGCAGATGAACATAATTTAGAGAAAATAAAGACTATTGGGGATGCTTACATGGTAGTTGGTGGTGTACCCACCCACCGCAGCGATCATGCAGAAGCCGTTGCTGATATGGCACTGGATATGCAAACAGCGATCGCGAATTTCAATGCTAAAAACAGTCAATCATTTAGTATTCGTATAGGTATTAATACTGGCCCAGTTGTCGCTGGTGTAATTGGTGTCAAAAAATTTATCTACGATTTATGGGGTGATGCCGTCAACACGGCTAGCCGTATGGAATCTCAAGGTATTCCCGATACGATTCAAGTCACTGCGACTACTTATAATTTATTAAAAGATAAATATGAATTTGAAGAACGAGGTGTTATTTATGTAAAAGGGAAAGGAGATATGTTTACTTATTTGTTACTGGGCAAAAAAATATTCAACAGCTAAACCTTTAATTTATACATTTTCAAAGAAAACACTCTTACATTAACGATAAAAACGGACACGATATTAGTGATTTCAAAAATACTAGAATAAACTATGTGGCATAAAATAATCAAGAATTTGGCATTATCATTAATCTATTTTACTCCTAGTATCGCCTATTTACTTCACAATGCTTTGCCAGTAGCTTCAGAAGATATCTTGCTGGGGATGTCAGCCGCATTTCAAGGGCCATCAGAAGCATTAGGTATAGAATTATATCGGGGTTCGATGGCTTATTTCGAGCATATTAACAGCCAAGGAGGTGTGAACGGAAAAAAAATTGCGATCGTACCTTACAATGATAGTTACACTCCTGTCAAAACCATTCACAACACCATTCAATTGGTAGAAAAAGATAGGGTTTTTCTCTTGTTTAATTATGTCGGAACTCCCACC comes from Leptolyngbyaceae cyanobacterium and encodes:
- a CDS encoding adenylate/guanylate cyclase domain-containing protein; amino-acid sequence: MSLLLVFILPFVIVVNQLISEINIGIEFAKKERLGLEYIYPLRKLLEHSIQHRTLANANFSNDLDFPENLKIYQSHIEAEIKIIDRLDSRLGSRLNTSQDWRILKRRWQDIKERFTTLSVQERWDLHSLLIAEILYLINHVRDASNLIFDPMMDSYYLMDTAINNLPKTIVNTASARDLGINIILKQKLTNNEKLQSIIISSLIKSSVDKIDQALAIAFARNPSLSPALQNYQQQCLEDSKAFIELMNQKVIFVQDITIEPTEYYAVGTEAIAAQFKLYDAVAPALNELLQIRIARLRQKKLLIAIFALFVSVISIYVFIAFARNLQKRYQAEKALQETEAKYRQIFENALEGIFQTTPEGKYISANQALASIYGYDSPAEIISQVSNIKEQLYVNPKRRDRFVAVLEKESTVSNFVSQVYRRDRTTIWVSENARAVRDRDGKLLYYEGTVKDVTQRKLVEEALRYQQEQSERLLLNILPAPIAARLKMEETTIADSFEEVTVLFADLVDFTKLSSQISPTELVTLLNQIFSEFDNLADEHNLEKIKTIGDAYMVVGGVPTHRSDHAEAVADMALDMQTAIANFNAKNSQSFSIRIGINTGPVVAGVIGVKKFIYDLWGDAVNTASRMESQGIPDTIQVTATTYNLLKDKYEFEERGVIYVKGKGDMFTYLLLGKKIFNS
- a CDS encoding PAS domain S-box protein, which produces MIPKPGRLARRLTIVFILIAILPLLAGSILSIKSVFNFGFGEIAIHQKSIISLGKTYIYTYVDNIFANLNAIGEFTSQKTENIDISLRAMCVSSPNLYAELTLTDTQGNQLSHLINCQPISRDKLVNIVESKAFLQAKQKKFFVGSVSFIENKPLVTMSRMVKTKTGKDLIVIAVVNYQNIWESLSLLKPGNEGYFYIVDRQGDLIGYKDLELVLQRKNLAALPPIYSAIEKNQGAVAKRYVGLLGIEVIGTSTLVKNANWAIVVEQPVDKALAAPKRLIANLTLLIGVVSLFASVAAIMLAQYIVRPINLLAQGAEAIAQGDLSHRIVISSKNEIGILARTFNQMTRQLSISRERLEEYNRTLELRVEQRTEELRKSQQKLSLLFEQAPLAMIEWNTNFQVTAWNPSAEEIFGYSKQEAIGNNIIELVFLATEQEKIQQIWHQLLVTRESIPCTNQNITKDGKIIICEWYNTPLIDKAGNVIVVASMALDITDRKEAEEALRTSKEYLRLIIDNIPQQIFWKDPNLVFLGCNTNWAKYAQLESPQSVVGKTDYDLIPNREVAEAFRTQDREIIESGKPQLHMIAVKQKPASDGQKIWLDISKIPLYDSTGKAIGLLGVLEDITERKNTEAILHRQAAVIEAALDGIVLLNTEGVLIYANQAFADIHCYQNPAELIGKNWQSLYLDSAIEAAVQKYENEILPALIREGKWRGEEILTRYDGNVCYLEVLHYLLESGEQVCIVRDITDRKLAAEALREREEQYHSIFEATTDGLIINNFDGYVVEANPAAYKMYGYEYEDFIGLHATKFIHPEDRQRAAADLQNLLENSGHFSTEGTHVRKDGSVFPVEIHAMGFIYKGKPHMMSVIRDITERKQAEEALHAEKEKSERLLLNILPSAIARRLKEDQGYIADSFPEVTVLFADIVGFTVLSTRLSPTELVEMLNQIFSEFDRLAEKHGLEKIKTIGDAYMVVGGLPTPRNDHAEAIANMALDMQSEIEQFNSSTGEIFSIRIGIHSGPVVAGVIGIKKFIYDLWGDTVNTASRMESHGIPGSIQISQATYELLQDKYLFEERGSISVKGKGVMSTYFLLGKKTQRV